The genome window ACGTCTAATCACCCCACGAACCTGACCTCCGGCTCGAGCTCCTCGCCGAAGCGATCCAGCACCGCCGCGCGCATCTTCCCGGCCAGGGCGAGGACGTCCCGCGCGGTCGCGGTGCCCTCGTTCACGATGATGTTGGCGTGCCGCTCGAAGACGGCCGCGTCGCCGACCCGCATCGCCTTGGCGCCGACCTGATCGAGCAGCGCGCCGGCAGCGCGCCTCGGGCCGCCGGGCGACTCGGGCGGCAGGTTCTTGAAGTACGAGCCCGCGGTTCGCGCCCCCCGCGCCGGGTGCTTCTCCCGCCGCACGCCGCGGTTTCTGGCGGAGATCTCCTCGAGGCGCGCGCGATCACCGGGCTCGACCGCGAACGCGGCGCGGGCGATCACGGCCCCTGCCCGGGCGAGCCGCGAGCTGCGGTAGGCGAACGCGAACCAGCCCGGATCGGCGACCTCGATCACCTCGCCTTCGCGCGTGACCAGCGTCGCCGACGCCAGGCGATCGCCGATGGCCGCGCCGAAGCAGCCCGCGTTGCCCCCTATCGCGCCGCCGATCGTCCCCGGGGGCCCGGCTGCGCACTCGAGCCCCGCGAGCCCCGCTGCGATCGATCGCTCGACGACCGCCGCGGTGGCGACCCCGGCGCCGGCCGTGACGCGCCGCCCGCCCTCGCTCACCTCGACGCCGCCTATCTCCACGCGCAGCGCGAGGCCGTCGAAGCCGGCGTCGCTCACGAGGAGGTTGGTGCCGCCGCCGAGGACGAGCACCGGGATCCCGGCGCGGCTCGCCGTCTCGAGCGCCGCCTGGAGCTCCTCGATCCGGGTCGCGCGCGCGAGCAGCGCCGCCGGGCCGCCGATGCGGAACGACGTGTGCGCGCTCAGCGCCGCGTTCTCGAGAACCTCGGCTCCGAGCCTCTCCTCGAGCGCCGCCTTGAGCTGGATCCGCGCCGTGCTCAAAAGTCAGCCACGCACGCGATTGTCTCTTCCGGGCAGTTTTCGTAGGCGCAGGTCAGGATGTCGCCGGACCAGAGACAGCCCGCCATGGTCAGGCACCCGGCGAGATCCCACATGAGATCCTGCGCATCGGTATCGATATTGGTGATGCAGGAGAGGATGTCGCTGCCGTCGACGAGGCACAGGAGCGCGTCGGAGCACGACAACGCCTCGCTATCGGTGTCGCCGTCGCTGTCCGAGTCGACGTCCGAGTCGCCGTCCGAGTCGCCGTCCGAGTCGCTGTCGCCGTCCGAGTCGCTGTCGCCGTCCGAGTCGCCGTCCGAGTCGCTGTCGCCGTCCGAGTCGCTGTCCGAGTCGCCGTCCGAGTCGCCGTCCGAGTCGGTGTCCGCGTCCGCGGTCGCCGGCGGCAGGAGACCCTTCGGCAACTCGTCGCCGCAGGCCGCGACGAGGCACGAGAGCGCGATCACGGCGAGCACCACCCCCCAGGCGTCCTGACGCATCGAAAGCCTCCTTCGAGCCCCGCTTGCGGCCGGCTCGCGAGGCCAGTTTGGACCGGTTTGGCGCGCTTGACAAGCCGCGCCACCTTTGGCTAAATGGCGACCCTTGGCCGAGAGGCCGGGCTCTTTTACAAGCTGGAGGAGTGGCCGAGTGGTCGAAGGCGGCGGTCTTGAAAACCGTTGAGTCGAAAGGCTCCCGGGGTTCGAATCCCTGCTCCTCCGCCGACTTTGGCGACTTGTCGTGATCGAAGTTGGGGAGGTGGCCGAGTTCGGTCGAAGGCGCACGATTGCTAATCGTGTGTACCTCAAAAGGGTACCGAGGGTTCGAATCCCTCCCTCTCCGCCGCTTGGGAATAGAGATGCACCCATAGCTCAGCTGGATAGAGCATCGGTCTACGGAACCGAGGGTCGCGTGTTCGAATCGCGCTGGGTGCGCGGAATGAAATTGGGCACTTACGGAAAGCCGCAGGTGCCCTTTTTCTTGCCCGTTGACACGACGTTGACACGGAAGACGATTTGTCAGCCGGCCGCGCGGTGATCGTTTCCCTGCTCCAGGCTCTTCCCCTCGTGCGGCCGGACGGCCGGGGTCAGCGACTCCACGACGTGCAGCTGCGCGCGCGATCCCAGGTGAGTGTAGCGGTGCGTGCTCGACTCGCAGCGATGCCCGAGCTGCGCCTGTATCGCCTTGATCGACTCGCCGCCCGTCGCCGCCTGGCTCGCCACCGAGTGCCGCCCGATCGCGTGGTGGCCGAGCTCCCGCAGATCCAGCTCGCGCTGCACGAACAGGAGCGGGTGCTTGTAGCTGTCCAGCCACCTCGGGAACGTCCCGTCGTCGGAGAACAGGAACCGTTCGCCGGCGTACCCCTGGTCGATGTGCCACCGGATCGCGTCGAGCACGTCCCGCGTCACCTCCAGCGTGTACGCCTCGTTGTTCTTGCGCGTGCCGATCTGCGCGGGCCGGGTCTTCGTGCCCATCTCCACCTGGACGTCGACGACGAGCTGCGGCGGATCCTCCCGGATCTTGTCTCGTGAGATCGCGTACACCTCCCCTCGGCGCAGGCCGAGCCGACACGTCAGGTAGAAGAAGAGGTACCAGCGCGGCCGGAGGCGGAACAGCCCGTCGAGGAGCAGATCGCGTTCCTCCGTCGTGTACCAGGGCGCGTCCCTCTTCGGCACGCTGAGCGTCGGGATGTACGGCAGCCGCGAGAGCTTCTCCCTCTTCCACATGAACCTGAGCACGGCGCGGATCAGCGTGAGGTGGTGGTTGACCGTCTGCGGTCCGAGGTCGCGCGGCAGCCGCTGCTTGAACCGGTCGAGCTCCGACGTCGTGATCTCCTCTATGTAGAGGTAGCCGAGGAGCGGCCCGATGCGCTTCCAGTGGTGCTCGTAGGCGTCCTTCGCCCGGTTCTTCATCTGCGTCGCCGCGAGGTAGTCGCGGAACGCCTGCTCGAACGTGATCTTCCTCGCGCCCAGCTCGACCTCCGCGAGCCTCTTCTGCCCGGCGCAGAGCGCCGCCTGCTTCGTCCTGAAGCCTCCTTTCCTCTCCCGGGGCTCGCCGGGAGGCTTGAAGTCGTACTGCCACGATTCCGCCAGCTTCCTGACGTGAACCTCAATCGCCATGATGCGCCTCTCTCTCCAGCCGGAACTTGCGCATCGCGGCATCACGGTCCGTCATCCACAAATCTAGCATATCTCGTCGAAACTTTCGCGACCGCGGCCCGCCGTAGACCGGGATCGCGTCCGCGGAGACGAGGTTGCGCAGGTGCCCGAGCGACAGGCAGCAGTAGATGGCGGCCTCGGCGTAGCTGAGCCATACCTTTTCCTTCAGCGACTCGGGGGAGATCTCGGGCTTCGGCGGAGGTGGTGGCGGGGAGCTCGGCTGCGCGGGCGGCGCCGGAAGCAGAAGCGGGTGCGGCGTCGACACCGGCAGCGCGGGTAGACCCTGCGACAGCGGTGGCGACGCGAAACCCTTGGGCTTCGACTTCCTTCGTCCGGACTCGGCGGCGCGCAGCGCGATCCGCACCTCGCTTTCCTCGATCTTGTAGCGGAGATGGACGAGGAGCGCGCGACCTTCTTCCCTCTCCTCGGCGTCCGACTCCGGATCCTCCATCAAAAACTCGGCGTAGTCCCGCAGCGCCCTCCGGATCTCGGAGGTGTAGTTGAACGTCGTCGCTCCGCGGCTGCGATCTCCCTGGTGTCCGTGGAACACCTTCTCCCATGGCTCTCCGGGGTAATCACACTGGCAACCCCAGACCAGTCGTCGCTTGCGCTTGGCGGTCGCGGGAGAGAGTTTGCGATCGCCTACCAACCAGATCTCGAACCTCGCCAACGCGATCTTCCCGTAGTAACCGCGCTTCTGCAGGGCGACCATGAGCACGCAGGGGTTCGGGGTCACCATGTACGCCTCCGGCCCATACTCGGGCGTGTCGCACCTGGTGCCTGTCATTTTCTCGAGCCCGCGATAGGAGATGTCGATCTTCTCGTCGTCGTCCATGCTCGTCCTCCCGGCGGATGTGCAGCGTTCGGTGCCGCTTTGCATCTTTCCGCCCGCGCCGCGCGTCCAACTCTCGCGCGCGTCGGTGTTCATGACTCAGTTGAAACACGGAATGGAGAGGCGACGGTGTGAGCTGTTCAAACGGAAAACGCGGCGGGGCACGGGCCGGGTCGGGGCCGAAGAAGAACGCAGCGCGCGCCGCTCTCGGCCGCAGTATCAACCAGACCATCCAGGGCATGCCGTTCGACGCGGCTTGTCAGATCGTGCAGGGTTTTCTGCTCGGCGACCCGAAGAACGCCCTCGGCCTCATCGAGAACATGATCCTCTCCGAGCACCGCGCCGAGGCGAAGCGGCTCGCCGAGGAGTGCGCGCGCCTCCTCGCGCCCTACCCCGATCTTTGGGGCGTGTCGAAGGAGCCCGGCACCGACGCGGCGCCTGCTCCCCGGCCGACGGCCGCCGCAAGGAAAGACGAGACCGGCAGGGCGGCGGTCCTCCTGCGCAAGATCGCGGGATTCGTGAACCGCGAGCGCGCTTCCACCGTCGTGAACTACGCCTACGCCGGGCAACAGCTGAAGCCCCGCGGCACGGTTATCGAAAAGGAACAGAGGCGCCTCGCCGCGGTGGGCAAGATCAAGCAGACCGCGCAGGAGGAGCGCGCCTACTGGAAGCTCGTCTTCGAGCTGGATCAGAAGCGACGGGACGGAACCTTGACCCCGGAGGATCTGGAGAGGCTGCGGACGCTGACCCCGCGCAACCTCGCTCCCGATTGATCTCCGCAATCACACTTTCCGTCACGGGGCGCATCACGGGTTTCATCACGGGTTTCATCACGGCAGTTCTTCGATACGTCCCCCTCCCCGCGGGTCGGGGGCCGGGCGCGGATCCGGCAGTGCGCACCGAGCTCGCCTCGATCTGCTCGGTCGTCGATTTCCTCACAAGCTCGGGCTAGGCCGCCGCCAGGTTCTTGGCCACGAAGCCCCAATCCACCAGGTTCGCGAGGAAGACCTCGACGTACTTGGGGCGCAGGTTCTTGTGGGTCGGATAGTAGGCGTGCTCCCAGACGTCGCAGGTGAGCAGCGCGGCCTGGCCGTGCTTCATCGGCAGGTCCGCGTTCGAGGTCTTGACGATCTTGAGCTTCCCGCCCTCGGCCACGAGCCAGCCCCAGCCCGAGCCGAACTGCGAGACAGAGGCGCTGGTGAACTCCTCCTTGAACTTGTCGAAGGAGCCGAAGTCGCGGTTGATGGCGTCCAGCAGGGCGCCGGAAGGCGGGCCGCCGCCGCCGGGCTTCATGCAGTGCC of Pseudomonadota bacterium contains these proteins:
- a CDS encoding superoxide dismutase; amino-acid sequence: MAIALPTLPYDVAALEPHLSKENLELHHGKHHNAYVVNLNKLIEEGKADGAKSLEQIIMAAPEGPVFNNAAQVWNHTFYWHCMKPGGGGPPSGALLDAINRDFGSFDKFKEEFTSASVSQFGSGWGWLVAEGGKLKIVKTSNADLPMKHGQAALLTCDVWEHAYYPTHKNLRPKYVEVFLANLVDWGFVAKNLAAA
- a CDS encoding tyrosine-type recombinase/integrase translates to MAIEVHVRKLAESWQYDFKPPGEPRERKGGFRTKQAALCAGQKRLAEVELGARKITFEQAFRDYLAATQMKNRAKDAYEHHWKRIGPLLGYLYIEEITTSELDRFKQRLPRDLGPQTVNHHLTLIRAVLRFMWKREKLSRLPYIPTLSVPKRDAPWYTTEERDLLLDGLFRLRPRWYLFFYLTCRLGLRRGEVYAISRDKIREDPPQLVVDVQVEMGTKTRPAQIGTRKNNEAYTLEVTRDVLDAIRWHIDQGYAGERFLFSDDGTFPRWLDSYKHPLLFVQRELDLRELGHHAIGRHSVASQAATGGESIKAIQAQLGHRCESSTHRYTHLGSRAQLHVVESLTPAVRPHEGKSLEQGNDHRAAG
- the murB gene encoding UDP-N-acetylmuramate dehydrogenase, whose protein sequence is MSTARIQLKAALEERLGAEVLENAALSAHTSFRIGGPAALLARATRIEELQAALETASRAGIPVLVLGGGTNLLVSDAGFDGLALRVEIGGVEVSEGGRRVTAGAGVATAAVVERSIAAGLAGLECAAGPPGTIGGAIGGNAGCFGAAIGDRLASATLVTREGEVIEVADPGWFAFAYRSSRLARAGAVIARAAFAVEPGDRARLEEISARNRGVRREKHPARGARTAGSYFKNLPPESPGGPRRAAGALLDQVGAKAMRVGDAAVFERHANIIVNEGTATARDVLALAGKMRAAVLDRFGEELEPEVRFVG
- a CDS encoding helix-turn-helix domain-containing protein yields the protein MDDDEKIDISYRGLEKMTGTRCDTPEYGPEAYMVTPNPCVLMVALQKRGYYGKIALARFEIWLVGDRKLSPATAKRKRRLVWGCQCDYPGEPWEKVFHGHQGDRSRGATTFNYTSEIRRALRDYAEFLMEDPESDAEEREEGRALLVHLRYKIEESEVRIALRAAESGRRKSKPKGFASPPLSQGLPALPVSTPHPLLLPAPPAQPSSPPPPPPKPEISPESLKEKVWLSYAEAAIYCCLSLGHLRNLVSADAIPVYGGPRSRKFRRDMLDLWMTDRDAAMRKFRLEREAHHGD